The Medicago truncatula cultivar Jemalong A17 chromosome 4, MtrunA17r5.0-ANR, whole genome shotgun sequence genome includes a region encoding these proteins:
- the LOC11438191 gene encoding ABC transporter G family member 23, with the protein MASCLKPQSSNEDDSVILFSTSNSSISPSSSSFHHSPPPTSYKLSINNLTYTLHPYKTIPFSFKSLTQKPHPVNILKSVSFVARTSEIVAVVGPSGTGKSTLLRIIAGRIKDKDFNPKTISINDHPMSTPSQLRKICGFVSQEDNLLPLLTVKETLLFGAKFRLKEMTPKERELRVENLMQELGLFHVAHSFVGDDENRGVSGGERKRVSIGVDMIHNPPILVLDEPTSGLDSTSALHVIELLSSMVKSKQRIVILSIHQPSYRILQYISKFLILSHGSVVHNGSLESLEERISNLGFQIPLQLNALEFSMEIIQSLEDNSSSFIVHENETSFPSSMWAPEEENIGSDVFQSQYEKENFGHLCYVNMMEILFLCSRFWKIIYRTKQLFLARTMQALVGGFGLASVYIKVRKDEDGIAERLGLFAFSLSFLLSSTVEALPIYLQERTVLMKEASRGAYRISSYLIANTFVFLPFLFVVSLLFAVPVYWIVGLNPSLTAFTFFTFVVWLIVLMASSLVLFLSSVSPDFISGNSLICTVLGAFFLFSGYFIPKESIPKYWLFMYYVSLYRYPLDALLTNEYWNVGNECFSQGSSSMCLVTGFDVLKSRGIEKDNRWMNVGIMFGFFVFYRLLCWVILARKASKTTI; encoded by the coding sequence ATGGCATCTTGCTTGAAACCACAAAGCAGCAATGAAGATGATTCTGTCATACTCTTTTCAACTTCTAATTCTTCCATTAgtccttcttcctcttctttccATCATTCACCACCACCAACTTCATACAAACTTTCTATTAATAACCTCACCTATACTTTGCACCCTTATAAAACCATTCCCTTTTCATTTAAAAGCCTTACTCAAAAACCACATCCTGTAAACATACTCAAATCTGTTTCTTTTGTTGCCAGAACTTCCGAAATTGTCGCAGTTGTCGGACCTAGTGGCACAGGCAAATCCACCCTTCTTAGAATAATCGCGGGGCGAATAAAAGACAAAGATTTCAACCCCAAAACTATCTCAATCAATGATCACCCTATGAGTACTCCATCTCAGTTAAGAAAAATATGTGGCTTTGTTTCACAAGAAGACAACTTGCTTCCACTTCTAACAGTGAAAGAAACTTTGCTATTTGGTGCAAAGTTTAGGCTAAAAGAAATGACACCAAAAGAAAGAGAATTAAGAGTAGAAAACTTAATGCAAGAGTTAGGACTTTTTCATGTAGCACATAGTTTTGTTGGTGATGATGAAAATAGAGGTGTCTCTGGTGGTGAAAGAAAAAGGGTATCAATTGGTGTTGATATGATTCACAATCCACCAATTTTAGTCTTGGATGAACCAACATCAGGACTTGATAGTACCTCAGCTCTTCATGTTATTGAGCTTCTTTCTTCAATGGTTAAATCAAAGCAAAGGATAGTGATACTTTCAATTCATCAACCTAGCTATAGAATATTGCAATATATTTCTAAGTTCTTGATCCTTTCTCATGGTTCAGTAGTTCATAATGGTAGTTTGGAATCACTAGAGGAAAGAATATCTAATTTGGGATTTCAAATTCCATTGCAACTTAATGCCCTTGAATTTTCAATGGAAATTATACAAAGTTTAGAAGATAATTCTAGTAGTTTCATCGTCCACGAAAACGAAACTTCTTTTCCAAGTTCCATGTGGGCGCCAGAGGAAGAAAACATTGGAAGCGACGTTTTCCAATCACAATATGAAAAGGAAAATTTTGGACATCTTTGTTATGTAAACATGATGGAGATACTATTTTTGTGTTCAAGATTTTGGAAGATTATTTATAGAACAAAGCAACTTTTTTTAGCTAGAACAATGCAAGCATTAGTTGGTGGATTTGGTTTAGCAAGTGTTTATATAAAGGTAAGAAAAGATGAAGACGGAATTGCAGAAAGGTTAGGTCTGTTTGCATTTAGTCTCAGTTTTCTCTTGTCTTCAACAGTTGAAGCACTTCCAATATATCTTCAAGAGAGAACTGTTCTAATGAAAGAAGCATCAAGAGGAGCTTACAGAATTTCTTCTTACTTGATAGCCaacacttttgtttttcttccttttttgtttGTAGTATCTTTACTTTTTGCAGTTCCTGTTTATTGGATTGTTGGACTCAATCCTTCACTCACTGCCTTCACTTTCTTCACTTTTGTTGTTTGGCTCATTGTGCTGATGGCAAGTTCTTTAGTTCTCTTTTTGAGTTCTGTGTCTCCTGATTTCATTTCAGGAAATTCACTCATATGCACAGTTCTTGGAGCCTTTTTTCTATTCTCTGGATACTTCATTCCAAAAGAGAGTATTCCAAAATATTGGCTTTTTATGTATTATGTGTCACTTTATAGGTACCCTTTGGATGCATTACTCACAAATGAGTATTGGAATGTTGGAAATGAGTGTTTCTCACAAGGCTCTTCTTCAATGTGTTTGGTTACTGGATTTGATGTCTTGAAGAGTAGAGGAATTGAAAAGGATAATAGGTGGATGAATGTGGGGATAATGTTTGGATTCTTTGTGTTCTATCGTTTGCTTTGTTGGGTCATACTTGCTAGAAAGGCCTCCAAGACTACAATATAA
- the LOC25493970 gene encoding homeobox protein knotted-1-like 4 isoform X2, translated as MAFHEHLQQEIAFQRFTEEEDEERASWLNNNNNNARQQNFMQMEPERREKSMDRNHRNDNNCETEELREYKAEILGHPLYDQLLSAHVSCLRIATPVDQLPRIDAQLQQAQRVLQKYSSVGIGNMDPKELDHFMTHYVLLLCAFKEQLQQHVRVHAMEAVMACWDLEQSLQSLTGVSSGEGTGATMSDDEDEQAESNARLYNEGSSLDGVDTLGFGPLVPTETERSLMERVRLELKHELKQGYKEKIVDVREEILRKRRAGKLPGDTTSLLKAWWQSHSKWPYPTEEDKARLVQETGLQLKQINNWFINQRKRNWHANSPSSSSSKTKRKSAGDSSNQSFM; from the exons atggcTTTTCACGAGCATCTTCAACAAGAAATAGCTTTCCAGCGTTTCAcagaagaggaagatgaagaaagagcATCGTggctcaacaacaacaacaacaacgcaCGTCAACAGAATTTCATGCAAATGGAACCAGAAAGAAGGGAAAAAAGCATGGATCGGAACCACCGGAATGACAACAATTGCGAAACGGAAGAATTAAGAGAATACAAAGCAGAGATACTAGGACATCCACTCTATGATCAATTATTATCTGCTCATGTTTCTTGTCTCAGAATTGCAACACCGGTTGATCagcttccaaggattgatgctCAGCTTCAACAGGCACAACGTGTTCTTCAAAAATATTCTTCTGTTGGAATTGGAAATATGGATCCCAAGGAGCTTGATCACTTTATG ACACATTATGTTCTTTTGCTGTGTGCCTTCAAAGAACAGTTGCAACAACATGTCCGTGTTCATGCCATGGAGGCAGTAATGGCTTGTTGGGATCTTGAGCAGTCTCTGCAAAGCTTGACAG GTGTATCTTCGGGTGAAGGAACAGGAGCAACAATGTCAGACGATGAAGACGAGCAGGCAGAGAGTAACGCTAGGTTATACAACGAAGGAAGTAGCCTTGACGGTGTTGATACCCTTGGCTTTGGTCCTCTTGTCCCCACAGAGACTGAAAGGTCTTTGATGGAACGAGTTAGGCTTGAGTTGAAGCATGAGCTGAAACAAGGTTACAAGGAGAAGATTGTAGATGTAAGAGAAGAAATTCTACGAAAGAGAAGAGCTGGGAAACTCCCTGGGGACACCACATCTCTTTTGAAAGCTTGGTGGCAATCACATTCTAAATGGCCCTATCCAACT GAGGAAGATAAGGCTAGATTGGTGCAAGAAACAGgcttgcaattaaagcaaataaATAACTGGTTTATTAATCAAAGGAAAAGGAACTGGCATGCTAACTCCCCATCCTCTAGTAGCTCCAAAACCAAGCGCAAGAG TGCAGGCGATAGCAGTAACCAAAGCTTCATGTGA
- the LOC25493970 gene encoding homeobox protein knotted-1-like 4 isoform X1 produces MAFHEHLQQEIAFQRFTEEEDEERASWLNNNNNNARQQNFMQMEPERREKSMDRNHRNDNNCETEELREYKAEILGHPLYDQLLSAHVSCLRIATPVDQLPRIDAQLQQAQRVLQKYSSVGIGNMDPKELDHFMTHYVLLLCAFKEQLQQHVRVHAMEAVMACWDLEQSLQSLTGVSSGEGTGATMSDDEDEQAESNARLYNEGSSLDGVDTLGFGPLVPTETERSLMERVRLELKHELKQGYKEKIVDVREEILRKRRAGKLPGDTTSLLKAWWQSHSKWPYPTEEDKARLVQETGLQLKQINNWFINQRKRNWHANSPSSSSSKTKRKSSAGDSSNQSFM; encoded by the exons atggcTTTTCACGAGCATCTTCAACAAGAAATAGCTTTCCAGCGTTTCAcagaagaggaagatgaagaaagagcATCGTggctcaacaacaacaacaacaacgcaCGTCAACAGAATTTCATGCAAATGGAACCAGAAAGAAGGGAAAAAAGCATGGATCGGAACCACCGGAATGACAACAATTGCGAAACGGAAGAATTAAGAGAATACAAAGCAGAGATACTAGGACATCCACTCTATGATCAATTATTATCTGCTCATGTTTCTTGTCTCAGAATTGCAACACCGGTTGATCagcttccaaggattgatgctCAGCTTCAACAGGCACAACGTGTTCTTCAAAAATATTCTTCTGTTGGAATTGGAAATATGGATCCCAAGGAGCTTGATCACTTTATG ACACATTATGTTCTTTTGCTGTGTGCCTTCAAAGAACAGTTGCAACAACATGTCCGTGTTCATGCCATGGAGGCAGTAATGGCTTGTTGGGATCTTGAGCAGTCTCTGCAAAGCTTGACAG GTGTATCTTCGGGTGAAGGAACAGGAGCAACAATGTCAGACGATGAAGACGAGCAGGCAGAGAGTAACGCTAGGTTATACAACGAAGGAAGTAGCCTTGACGGTGTTGATACCCTTGGCTTTGGTCCTCTTGTCCCCACAGAGACTGAAAGGTCTTTGATGGAACGAGTTAGGCTTGAGTTGAAGCATGAGCTGAAACAAGGTTACAAGGAGAAGATTGTAGATGTAAGAGAAGAAATTCTACGAAAGAGAAGAGCTGGGAAACTCCCTGGGGACACCACATCTCTTTTGAAAGCTTGGTGGCAATCACATTCTAAATGGCCCTATCCAACT GAGGAAGATAAGGCTAGATTGGTGCAAGAAACAGgcttgcaattaaagcaaataaATAACTGGTTTATTAATCAAAGGAAAAGGAACTGGCATGCTAACTCCCCATCCTCTAGTAGCTCCAAAACCAAGCGCAAGAG cAGTGCAGGCGATAGCAGTAACCAAAGCTTCATGTGA
- the LOC112421108 gene encoding uncharacterized protein isoform X1: MLPHWATPMQACYNPEFTPNPYYNHPPAAGSYLNHQSEADSYLNHQYAAGSYMDHQYMWQNQENNTLLQCNALHDPAKLSNKSILAEDAAIAFSEMVRRNIVKSNPDFNQLFTRNSQPEADDIRKDRKRQSNRESAKRTRLRKKHEREDRTKIETLNEEIAVLTKQLKSYFEACLELAEENDSIEEELIKEYGPELIADLLFMKPTA, encoded by the exons atgctaCCACATTGGGCTACACCTATGCAG gCTTGTTACAATCCCGAGTTTACTCCAAATCCCTATTATAATCATCCACCTGCAGCTGGTTCTTACTTGAATCATCAGTCTGAAGCTGATTCTTACTTGAATCATCAGTATGCAGCTGGTTCTTACATGGATCATCAGTACATGTGGCAAAATCAG GAAAACAACACACTGCTTCAATGTAATGCTCTACATGATCCTGCGAAGCTCTCCAATAAATCTATTCTGGCTGAG GATGCTGCAATTGCTTTCTCAGAAATGGTACGCAGGAATATTGTCAAAAGTAACCCAGATTTCAACCAATTATTTACCAGAAATTCACAACCT GAAGCTGATGATATTAGAAAAGACAGAAAAAGACAATCAAACAGGGAATCAGCTAAGAGAACAAGGTTAAGGAAAAAG CATGAACGTGAAGATCGTACAAAGATAGAGACTCTTAACGAAGAAATTGCTGTCCTAACAAAACAACTGAAAAGTTATTTTGAGGCATGTCTGGAGCTGGCTGAGGAAAACGATTCCATTGAG GAAGAGCTAATTAAGGAGTATGGACCAGAATTAATTGCAGATCTATTGTTCATGAAGCCTACTGCTTGA
- the LOC112421108 gene encoding G-box-binding factor 1 isoform X3: MLPHWATPMQACYNPEFTPNPYYNHPPAAGSYLNHQSEADSYLNHQYAAGSYMDHQYMWQNQENNTLLQCNALHDPAKLSNKSILAEEADDIRKDRKRQSNRESAKRTRLRKKHEREDRTKIETLNEEIAVLTKQLKSYFEACLELAEENDSIEEELIKEYGPELIADLLFMKPTA, encoded by the exons atgctaCCACATTGGGCTACACCTATGCAG gCTTGTTACAATCCCGAGTTTACTCCAAATCCCTATTATAATCATCCACCTGCAGCTGGTTCTTACTTGAATCATCAGTCTGAAGCTGATTCTTACTTGAATCATCAGTATGCAGCTGGTTCTTACATGGATCATCAGTACATGTGGCAAAATCAG GAAAACAACACACTGCTTCAATGTAATGCTCTACATGATCCTGCGAAGCTCTCCAATAAATCTATTCTGGCTGAG GAAGCTGATGATATTAGAAAAGACAGAAAAAGACAATCAAACAGGGAATCAGCTAAGAGAACAAGGTTAAGGAAAAAG CATGAACGTGAAGATCGTACAAAGATAGAGACTCTTAACGAAGAAATTGCTGTCCTAACAAAACAACTGAAAAGTTATTTTGAGGCATGTCTGGAGCTGGCTGAGGAAAACGATTCCATTGAG GAAGAGCTAATTAAGGAGTATGGACCAGAATTAATTGCAGATCTATTGTTCATGAAGCCTACTGCTTGA
- the LOC112421108 gene encoding basic leucine zipper 8 isoform X2: MLPHWATPMQACYNPEFTPNPYYNHPPAAGSYLNHQSEADSYLNHQYAAGSYMDHQYMWQNQENNTLLQCNALHDPAKLSNKSILAEDAAIAFSEMEADDIRKDRKRQSNRESAKRTRLRKKHEREDRTKIETLNEEIAVLTKQLKSYFEACLELAEENDSIEEELIKEYGPELIADLLFMKPTA, translated from the exons atgctaCCACATTGGGCTACACCTATGCAG gCTTGTTACAATCCCGAGTTTACTCCAAATCCCTATTATAATCATCCACCTGCAGCTGGTTCTTACTTGAATCATCAGTCTGAAGCTGATTCTTACTTGAATCATCAGTATGCAGCTGGTTCTTACATGGATCATCAGTACATGTGGCAAAATCAG GAAAACAACACACTGCTTCAATGTAATGCTCTACATGATCCTGCGAAGCTCTCCAATAAATCTATTCTGGCTGAG GATGCTGCAATTGCTTTCTCAGAAATG GAAGCTGATGATATTAGAAAAGACAGAAAAAGACAATCAAACAGGGAATCAGCTAAGAGAACAAGGTTAAGGAAAAAG CATGAACGTGAAGATCGTACAAAGATAGAGACTCTTAACGAAGAAATTGCTGTCCTAACAAAACAACTGAAAAGTTATTTTGAGGCATGTCTGGAGCTGGCTGAGGAAAACGATTCCATTGAG GAAGAGCTAATTAAGGAGTATGGACCAGAATTAATTGCAGATCTATTGTTCATGAAGCCTACTGCTTGA
- the LOC112420950 gene encoding uncharacterized protein, translating into MVVREDVWSWTLSLDGRYSVKSACSFLIKDLMVMGIPQGEVLKAVSRVWKSWAPSKVIVFSWQLLLDMIPSRSNLIRWGISLPEGGVGCVFCDVLSESSAHLFLSCPSFFTVWYQVSRWLGWDFVMPLGLAQQFQVFTGLGGGKRVRLGLLLVWHIVIWTI; encoded by the coding sequence ATGGTGGTGAGGGAGGATGTCTGGTCTTGGACGCTCAGTCTTGATGGTCGGTACTCGGTGAAGTCTGCGTGCTCATTCCTTATCAAGGATCTTATGGTTATGGGTATCCCTCAGGGAGAGGTCTTGAAGGCGGTCTCGAGGGTTTGGAAGTCTTGGGCCCCGTCTAAAGTCATTGTTTTTTCTTGGCAACTCCTTCTCGACATGATCCCCTCTCGTAGTAACCTCATTAGGTGGGGAATTTCGCTCCCTGAGGGAGGTGTAGGGTGTGTTTTCTGTGATGTGCTATCTGAGTCTTCGGCGCACTTGTTCCTTTCTTGTCCTTCATTCTTTACTGTGTGGTACCAGGTGTCTAGGTGGTTGGGCTGGGATTTTGTCATGCCTCTGGGGCTTGCTCAGCAGTTTCAGGTGTTTACAGGGTTAGGAGGGGGGAAGAGAGTTAGGTTAGGTTTGCTTCTTGTTTGGCATATTGTTATTTGGACCATTTGA